In Musa acuminata AAA Group cultivar baxijiao chromosome BXJ2-8, Cavendish_Baxijiao_AAA, whole genome shotgun sequence, one genomic interval encodes:
- the LOC103995362 gene encoding BI1-like protein, which yields MFGYDRVEKGVAPGLDIEAGTLYPGLSLGENDLRWGFIRKVYGILAVQVLLTTAVSAATVFYRPVNAALASSPGLALVLALLPLFLLFPLYRYQQKHPLNFLFLGLFTVCLSLSVGVACANTQGRIVLEALILTSAVVLSLTGYTFWASRKGKDFSYLGPILFAALTVLLLTTFIQIFFPLGPTSVAIFGGLGALVFSAFIVYDTDQLIKRYTYDEYIWASVVLYLDILNLFLSIMNMLRGMQSDG from the exons ATGTTCGGATACGATCGGGTGGAGAAGGGCGTCGCCCCCGGCCTCGACATCGAGGCCGGGACGCTCTACCCGGGGCTCTCGCTCGGCGAGAACGACCTCCGGTGGGGGTTCATCCGCAAGGTCTACGGCATCCTCGCCGTCCAGGTGCTGCTCACCACCGCCGTCTCCGCCGCAACAGTCTTCTACCGTCCCGTAAACGCGGCCCTCGCCTCCAGCCCTGGCCTCGCACTGGTCCTCGCCCTCCTTCCCCTCTTCT TGTTGTTCCCATTGTACCGTTATCAACAAAAGCATCCACTAAACTTTTTGTTCCTTGGACTGTTCACTGTGTGCCTAAGCTTAAGTGTTGGTGTGGCCTGTGCAAATACCCAAG GAAGGATTGTTTTGGAAGCATTGATTTTAACTTCTGCTGTTGTGTTGTCGTTGACTGGATATACTTTCTGGGCTTCAAGAAAGGGCAAGGACTTTAGTTACCTTGGACCAATTCTATTTGCCGCTCTCACTGTGCTTCTCTTGACAACTTTCATCCAG ATATTCTTCCCCCTTGGACCAACATCGGTTGCAATATTTGGCGGGCTTGGGGCTCTTGTTTTCTCTGCTTTCATCGTGTATGATACAGACCAATTGATCAAGCGCTACACTTACGACGAGTACATCTGGGCATCAGTTGTCCTGTACCTTGACATACTCAACCTGTTCCTTTCTATCATGAACATGCTTAGGGGCATGCAATCAGATGGTTAG
- the LOC103995364 gene encoding protein ABCI12, chloroplastic isoform X2, whose translation MTSRLHHAIPLQSFPRRSPSSSPPPRTPLRLPQPFVPHRRRATTILLIPWRPPVTWMGRRRRRRSAPVSCTVAERDGEDGTGRGGTAKSAAEAAARWASLIPRGVGVAPERILRLISGATSSPIGQFIESPRTFLHSVDPRIKLVWLLVLVVLPARSHIYMRLGLVLYITLLSICILPYRIWTDQLGRVALLSGILFVMLGFGSDSVPSLVQLRTPPPSITGLSNVPSSLSGYSYIITKLGPLQLTRKGLSVASTSACLSFTIFQSASLCLTTTPPEQLASALRWFMVPLALVGVPVSEIILTLLLSLRFISLVFDEVRNTALGVIARRISWHQLTLMETLDVFFLYIRRIFKNIFNHAEQISKILSPFFVFSV comes from the exons ATGACGTCGCGGCTCCACCACGCCATCCCTCTCCAATCCTTCCCTCGCCGGTCTCCAtcgtcctctcctcctcctcggacTCCTCTGCGTCTTCCGCAGCCGTTCGTTCCTCATCGTCGCCGCGCCACCACAATCCTCCTCATCCCATGGCGTCCCCCCGTGACGTggatggggaggaggaggaggaggaggagcgcccCTGTCAGCTGCACGGTGGCCGAGCGAGACGGCGAAGACGGCACCGGACGAGGGGGAACAGCAAAATCGGCAGCAGAAGCAGCTGCAAGATGGGCGTCGTTGATCCCCCGCGGTGTCGGCGTCGCGCCCGAGAGGATTCTCAGGCTCATTTCTGGGGCCACTTCTAGCCCCATCGGCCAGTTCATCGAGTCCCCCCGCACCTTCCTCCACTCCGTTGATCCCCGTATCAAATTG GTGTGGCTGTTGGTTCTCGTTGTCTTACCAGCAAGATCACATATCTACATGCGCCTTGGTTTGGTCTTGTACATCACCCTACTGTCAATTTGCATCCTTCCATATCGTATTTGGACG GATCAATTGGGCAGAGTGGCCTTGCTATCAGGAATTTTATTTGTCATGTTGGGATTTGGTTCTGACAGTGTGCCCTCACTTGTCCAGTTGAGAACTCCTCCCCCATCAATCACAGGATTGTCAAATGTTCCATCATCATTGAGTGGTTATTCATATATTATCACGAAGCTAGGTCCACTGCAATTGACAAGGAAAGGCCTGTCAGTGGCTAGTACATCTGCTTGTTTATCCTTTACT ATCTTCCAAAGTGCTAGTCTATGTCTGACAACAACACCACCTGAGCAACTTGCATCTGCACTGCGATGGTTTATGGTTCCCTTGGCTCTAGTTGGTGTTCCTGTGTCTGAGATAATACTTACTCTGCTGCTTTCTTTGAGATTCATCAGTCTTGTCTTCGATGAG GTACGAAATACTGCACTAGGCGTTATTGCACGCCGGATAAGCTGGCATCAATTAACACTAATGGAAACATTGGATG TTTTCTTTTTGTACATCCGCCGGatcttcaaaaatatatttaaccATGCTGAGCAAATTTCCAAG ATTTTGTCTCCATTCTTTGTCTTCTCAGTCTAA
- the LOC103995364 gene encoding protein ABCI12, chloroplastic isoform X1 — MTSRLHHAIPLQSFPRRSPSSSPPPRTPLRLPQPFVPHRRRATTILLIPWRPPVTWMGRRRRRRSAPVSCTVAERDGEDGTGRGGTAKSAAEAAARWASLIPRGVGVAPERILRLISGATSSPIGQFIESPRTFLHSVDPRIKLVWLLVLVVLPARSHIYMRLGLVLYITLLSICILPYRIWTDQLGRVALLSGILFVMLGFGSDSVPSLVQLRTPPPSITGLSNVPSSLSGYSYIITKLGPLQLTRKGLSVASTSACLSFTIFQSASLCLTTTPPEQLASALRWFMVPLALVGVPVSEIILTLLLSLRFISLVFDEVRNTALGVIARRISWHQLTLMETLDVFFLYIRRIFKNIFNHAEQISKAMIARGFCGDSNMHKIYLFTDFSLGFVDFVSILCLLSLIGAAVLSEQLLV, encoded by the exons ATGACGTCGCGGCTCCACCACGCCATCCCTCTCCAATCCTTCCCTCGCCGGTCTCCAtcgtcctctcctcctcctcggacTCCTCTGCGTCTTCCGCAGCCGTTCGTTCCTCATCGTCGCCGCGCCACCACAATCCTCCTCATCCCATGGCGTCCCCCCGTGACGTggatggggaggaggaggaggaggaggagcgcccCTGTCAGCTGCACGGTGGCCGAGCGAGACGGCGAAGACGGCACCGGACGAGGGGGAACAGCAAAATCGGCAGCAGAAGCAGCTGCAAGATGGGCGTCGTTGATCCCCCGCGGTGTCGGCGTCGCGCCCGAGAGGATTCTCAGGCTCATTTCTGGGGCCACTTCTAGCCCCATCGGCCAGTTCATCGAGTCCCCCCGCACCTTCCTCCACTCCGTTGATCCCCGTATCAAATTG GTGTGGCTGTTGGTTCTCGTTGTCTTACCAGCAAGATCACATATCTACATGCGCCTTGGTTTGGTCTTGTACATCACCCTACTGTCAATTTGCATCCTTCCATATCGTATTTGGACG GATCAATTGGGCAGAGTGGCCTTGCTATCAGGAATTTTATTTGTCATGTTGGGATTTGGTTCTGACAGTGTGCCCTCACTTGTCCAGTTGAGAACTCCTCCCCCATCAATCACAGGATTGTCAAATGTTCCATCATCATTGAGTGGTTATTCATATATTATCACGAAGCTAGGTCCACTGCAATTGACAAGGAAAGGCCTGTCAGTGGCTAGTACATCTGCTTGTTTATCCTTTACT ATCTTCCAAAGTGCTAGTCTATGTCTGACAACAACACCACCTGAGCAACTTGCATCTGCACTGCGATGGTTTATGGTTCCCTTGGCTCTAGTTGGTGTTCCTGTGTCTGAGATAATACTTACTCTGCTGCTTTCTTTGAGATTCATCAGTCTTGTCTTCGATGAG GTACGAAATACTGCACTAGGCGTTATTGCACGCCGGATAAGCTGGCATCAATTAACACTAATGGAAACATTGGATG TTTTCTTTTTGTACATCCGCCGGatcttcaaaaatatatttaaccATGCTGAGCAAATTTCCAAG GCGATGATCGCTAGAGGTTTCTGTGGTGACAGCAACATGCACAAGATCTACCTCTTCACTGATTTCTCACTTGGCTTTGTAGATTTTGTCTCCATTCTTTGTCTTCTCAGTCTAATCGGTGCTGCGGTCCTGTCTGAACAGCTCCTAGTTTAA
- the LOC103995364 gene encoding protein ABCI12, chloroplastic isoform X3: MTSRLHHAIPLQSFPRRSPSSSPPPRTPLRLPQPFVPHRRRATTILLIPWRPPVTWMGRRRRRRSAPVSCTVAERDGEDGTGRGGTAKSAAEAAARWASLIPRGVGVAPERILRLISGATSSPIGQFIESPRTFLHSVDPRIKLVWLLVLVVLPARSHIYMRLGLVLYITLLSICILPYRIWTDQLGRVALLSGILFVMLGFGSDSVPSLVQLRTPPPSITGLSNVPSSLSGYSYIITKLGPLQLTRKGLSVASTSACLSFTIFQSASLCLTTTPPEQLASALRWFMVPLALVGVPVSEIILTLLLSLRFISLVFDEVRNTALGVIARRISWHQLTLMETLDGDDR, encoded by the exons ATGACGTCGCGGCTCCACCACGCCATCCCTCTCCAATCCTTCCCTCGCCGGTCTCCAtcgtcctctcctcctcctcggacTCCTCTGCGTCTTCCGCAGCCGTTCGTTCCTCATCGTCGCCGCGCCACCACAATCCTCCTCATCCCATGGCGTCCCCCCGTGACGTggatggggaggaggaggaggaggaggagcgcccCTGTCAGCTGCACGGTGGCCGAGCGAGACGGCGAAGACGGCACCGGACGAGGGGGAACAGCAAAATCGGCAGCAGAAGCAGCTGCAAGATGGGCGTCGTTGATCCCCCGCGGTGTCGGCGTCGCGCCCGAGAGGATTCTCAGGCTCATTTCTGGGGCCACTTCTAGCCCCATCGGCCAGTTCATCGAGTCCCCCCGCACCTTCCTCCACTCCGTTGATCCCCGTATCAAATTG GTGTGGCTGTTGGTTCTCGTTGTCTTACCAGCAAGATCACATATCTACATGCGCCTTGGTTTGGTCTTGTACATCACCCTACTGTCAATTTGCATCCTTCCATATCGTATTTGGACG GATCAATTGGGCAGAGTGGCCTTGCTATCAGGAATTTTATTTGTCATGTTGGGATTTGGTTCTGACAGTGTGCCCTCACTTGTCCAGTTGAGAACTCCTCCCCCATCAATCACAGGATTGTCAAATGTTCCATCATCATTGAGTGGTTATTCATATATTATCACGAAGCTAGGTCCACTGCAATTGACAAGGAAAGGCCTGTCAGTGGCTAGTACATCTGCTTGTTTATCCTTTACT ATCTTCCAAAGTGCTAGTCTATGTCTGACAACAACACCACCTGAGCAACTTGCATCTGCACTGCGATGGTTTATGGTTCCCTTGGCTCTAGTTGGTGTTCCTGTGTCTGAGATAATACTTACTCTGCTGCTTTCTTTGAGATTCATCAGTCTTGTCTTCGATGAG GTACGAAATACTGCACTAGGCGTTATTGCACGCCGGATAAGCTGGCATCAATTAACACTAATGGAAACATTGGATG GCGATGATCGCTAG
- the LOC135619677 gene encoding EID1-like F-box protein 3, producing MMERGRKNQKCSSFCNPSTPGATAAATSISGGGAYGGDVNAGILDETVLMLVFRSLNWDPHVICVAACVSRRLRAVARRVLFRELCISRAPRMVSALTSGGVAPAGRLGGGWHALAKLLFFCCGCAAPTRFFTPDRAAPGHFVGVSRFSKTSGRSFLARRCWGDLLFVSDPCEHPAADRGGGEDLGAYRGVFRGFMRSRTRAWLIGKQAELETRVRCPYCGARVWSMTAAGLVPRSASKRLGSHEGRLEYFVCVNGHLHGYCWLAHLSTDDDDEEDDGDDTGDDGKHNEEDAERNVEF from the coding sequence ATGATGGAGAGGGGCAGAAAGAATCAGAAGTGCAGCTCCTTCTGCAACCCCTCGACGCCCGGGGCGACGGCCGCCGCCACGAGCATTAGCGGCGGCGGAGCGTATGGAGGCGACGTGAACGCCGGGATACTGGACGAGACGGTGCTGATGCTGGTGTTCCGCAGCCTCAACTGGGATCCGCACGTCATCTGCGTGGCGGCCTGCGTCAGCCGTCGCCTCCGCGCCGTGGCCCGCCGCGTGCTCTTCCGGGAGCTGTGCATCTCCCGGGCACCGCGCATGGTGTCCGCGCTCACCTCGGGCGGCGTGGCCCCCGCCGGCCGCCTCGGCGGCGGGTGGCACGCCCTCGCCAAGCTCCTCTTCTTCTGCTGCGGCTGCGCCGCCCCGACACGCTTCTTCACCCCCGACCGCGCCGCCCCGGGCCACTTCGTCGGCGTCTCCCGCTTCTCCAAGACCTCCGGCCGGTCCTTCCTCGCGCGCCGCTGCTGGGGCGACCTGCTCTTCGTCAGCGATCCCTGCGAGCACCCAGCGGCTGATCGGGGAGGCGGCGAGGACCTGGGAGCCTACCGCGGGGTGTTCCGGGGGTTCATGAGGTCACGGACGCGGGCATGGCTGATAGGGAAGCAAGCGGAGCTGGAAACCCGGGTGCGCTGCCCCTACTGCGGCGCCCGGGTGTGGAGCATGACGGCGGCGGGGCTCGTGCCCAGGAGCGCATCGAAGAGGCTGGGCTCCCACGAGGGGAGATTGGAGTACTTCGTTTGCGTGAACGGCCACCTGCATGGCTACTGCTGGTTGGCACATTTGTCGacggacgacgacgacgaggaagATGACGGAGATGACACCGGCGACGATGGCAAGCATAACGAGGAAGACGCAGAGCGAAATGTTGAGTTCTGA
- the LOC135586610 gene encoding sugar transporter ERD6-like 16, with protein sequence MEDAENGIHVTHESEVRKPLIQQRELAKAEESSSDGQGSLWMVLLSTGVAVCGSFEFGSCIGYSAPTQAGITKDIGLSLSQYSIFASILTTGGMVGAVTSGHLSDYIGRKGAMRISAVVCIIGWLAIYFAKDTFLLCLGRLFTGYGIGVLSYVVPVFIAEIAPKNLRGGLTSLNQLLLVGGNSVAFIIGTLVSWHALVLVGVLPCLVLLLGLVFIPESPRWLAKVEHQKESISALQKLRGKDADITQETAEIQECIENLQTLPRAGFQDLFQSRYIRSVIVSVGLMVFQQTGGINGVGFYASQIFVSAGFSSGNLGTILMGCIQVPITIVGAILMDRSGRIPLLMVSASGSSVGCFITGISFYLKGQGIYMDWVPTLALSGILVYLGSYSIGMGAVPWVMMSEIFPLNIKGVGGSLVTLVSWFGSWAVSYAFNFLMSWSSAGTFFLFSAAGAATLLFVAKVVPETKGRSLEEIQESLTSSK encoded by the exons ATGGAGGATGCGGAGAATGGCATTCATGTCACCCATGAGAGTGAGGTGAGGAAGCCTCTCATTCAACAACGGGAGTTGGCCAAAGCAGAAGAGTCTTCATCAGATGGCCAGGGATCCTTGTGGATGGTTCTGCTCAGCACTGGGGTTGCAGTCTGTGGCTCCTTTGAGTTTGGCTCATGT ATTGGCTACTCTGCACCAACTCAGGCAGGGATTACAAAGGACATTGGCCTCTCTCTATCTCAG TACTCGATCTTCGCTTCCATATTAACCACTGGGGGGATGGTTGGCGCAGTCACAAGCGGGCATCTTTCAGATTATATCGGTCGCAAAGGA GCCATGAGAATATCTGCTGTTGTCTGCATTATTGGATGGCTAGCCATTTACTTTGCCAAG GATACCTTCTTGCTGTGTCTTGGAAGGCTGTTCACAGGCTATGGGATTGGAGTACTTTCCTATGTG GTACCTGTGTTCATTGCTGAAATAGCACCAAAGAATCTAAGAGGTGGACTCACATCCCTGAACCAG CTGCTGCTAGTTGGCGGTAACTCGGTTGCATTTATAATTGGCACTCTTGTTTCCTGGCACGCATTGGTGTTAGTAG GGGTTCTTCCATGCCTTGTTCTACTTCTGGGCCTTGTTTTCATTCCAGAGTCTCCAAGATGGCTG GCAAAGGTGGAACACCAGAAAGAGTCCATATCTGCATTGCAAAAGCTTCGAGGAAAAGATGCTGATATCACTCAAGAAACAGCAGAAATTCAA GAATGCATTGAAAACCTTCAGACCCTTCCAAGAGCTGGGTTTCAAGACCTGTTTCAGAGCAGATATATTCGATCAGTGATT GTGAGTGTTGGTCTAATGGTGTTTCAACAAACTGGAGGCATCAATGGAGTTGGATTTTATGCAAGCCAGATCTTTGTATCTGCAG GATTCTCTTCAGGCAACCTTGGGACCATACTGATGGGATGCATTCAG GTGCCCATCACAATAGTGGGTGCTATTTTGATGGACAGGAGTGGGAGAATACCTCTGCTCATG GTTTCTGCATCAGGGTCTTCCGTTGGTTGCTTTATCACAGGGATATCATTCTACCTGAAG GGACAGGGAATATACATGGATTGGGTTCCCACACTGGCTCTCTCTGGCATATTG GTGTATTTGGGATCATATTCAATTGGAATGGGTGCTGTTCCTTGGGTTATGATGTCTGAG ATATTCCCCTTAAATATAAAAGGAGTTGGAGGAAGCCTAGTAACTTTAGTCAGCTGGTTTGGATCTTGGGCGGTCTCTTATGCCTTCAACTTTCTCATGAGCTGGAGTTCTGCAG GtaccttcttcctcttttcagCAGCAGGTGCAGCAACTCTTCTGTTTGTGGCAAAGGTTGTACCTGAAACAAAaggtcgttcattggaagagatccAAGAGTCACTCACCTCCTCCAAGTAA